In Trichoderma breve strain T069 chromosome 4, whole genome shotgun sequence, the following proteins share a genomic window:
- a CDS encoding copper/zinc superoxide dismutase (SODC) domain-containing protein, with amino-acid sequence MVKAVTVLRGDAKVSGTVIFEQASEGAPTTITYDITGNDANAKRGFHIHTFGDNTNGCTSAGPHFNPFNKTHGSPSDEARHVGDLGNIETDAQGNAKGTITDSLVQLIGPNSVIGRTVVVHAGTDDLGKGDNEESLKTGNAGPRPACGVIGISA; translated from the exons ATGGTCAAAGCCG TCACTGTCCTCCGAGGAGACGCCAAGGTCTCCGGCACCGTCATCTTCGAGCAGGCCTCGGAGGGTGCCCCTACCACCATCACCTACGACATCACCGGCAACGACGCCAACGCAAAGCGTGGCTTCCACATCCACACCTTTGGTGACAACACCAACGGCTGCACCTCTGCCGGCCCTCACT TCAACCCCTTCAACAAGACTCACGGCTCTCCTTCTGATGAGGCCCGTCACGTTGGTGACCTTGGTAACATCGAGACCGATGCTCAGGGTAACGCCAAGGGTACCATCACCGACTCCCTTGTCCAGCTGATTGGCCCCAACAGCGTCATTGGC CGCACCGTTGTTGTCCACGCCGGCACCGACGATCTCGGCAAGGGTGACAACGAGGAGTCCCTCAAGACTGGCAACGCTGGTCCTCGTCCTGCTTGCG GCGTTATCGGCATCTCTGCTTAA
- a CDS encoding cytochrome p450 domain-containing protein, whose amino-acid sequence MRLSQEYKSDVLSFNVLGQPVIVLNSVQAATDLLDKRGANYCDRPRFALFEVMGWHKTLTFLRWGSSFRLHRRILQRGFQKSNIGQYRYLQEREAMALLRGIMDKPAEWEMVLRRFSTAIALGVGFGIKIETDTDPFIQIAEDASYALGHGGAPAGTPVDFFPLFRYLPSFLHDRSLKFANQWRFAITNLRDKPYETIMASSTRVQSLVQEMIDQRESQVQQGQAPDVSEEDIKGAGAAVFAAAQDTTWSTLVVFILCMVLHPEVQSKAQHLLDQVVGRDRLPTFDDRPNLQYIDFIVQETFRWSPVGPMGVPHRSLKDDIYRGYLIPAGSFVYANTRAMTHDETVYTNPDDFDPDRYFPLEEGGRGEPLPVGQFGFGRRICVGQHFAEATIWLVVAVMLSTMSIEREKDASGVEIMPVVELTSGLTSHPKSFPCLIRPRDEKSGFVIRDAKS is encoded by the coding sequence ATGAGGCTATCTCAAGAGTATAAATCCGATGTTCTATCGTTTAATGTTTTGGGTCAACCTGTCATTGTCCTCAACTCCGTCCAGGCAGCCACCGACCTTCTCGATAAGCGCGGAGCCAACTACTGTGACCGCCCTCGATTCGCTCTTTTTGAAGTCATGGGATGGCACAAAACGCTCACTTTCCTCAGATGGGGCTCTTCCTTCAGATTACACCGTCGTATTCTGCAAAGGGGCTTTCAGAAAAGCAACATTGGACAGTACCGCTATTTGCAAGAGCGAGAAGCGATGGCATTGCTTAGGGGAATCATGGACAAGCCAGCAGAATGGGAAATGGTCCTCCGACGCTTTTCTACGGCCATCGCTCTTGGGGTAGGATTTGGTATCAAGATTGAGACGGATACGGACCCCTTTATTCAAATTGCCGAAGATGCGAGCTATGCGTTAGGCCATGGAGGAGCTCCTGCTGGGACACCAGTCGATTTCTTTCCGTTGTTCAGGTATCTGCCAAGCTTCCTTCACGACCGATCTCTCAAATTTGCCAATCAATGGAGATTTGCTATTACCAACTTGCGCGATAAACCATACGAGACAATCATGGCTTCAAGCACTCGAGTACAGTCTTTAGTACAAGAGATGATAGACCAACGGGAAAGCCAAGTACAGCAGGGCCAGGCTCCCGATGTATCCGAGGAAGATATAAAGGGTGCCGGCGCTGCTGTGTTTGCAGCTGCCCAGGATACCACCTGGAGCACATTGGTCGTGTTTATACTCTGCATGGTGCTGCATCCTGAGGTCCAAAGCAAAGCCCAGCACTTACTGGATCAAGTGGTGGGAAGAGATCGATTGCCTACCTTTGACGATAGACCCAATCTGCAATATATCGACTTCATCGTCCAAGAGACCTTTCGATGGTCTCCTGTGGGCCCAATGGGTGTTCCTCATCGTTCACTAAAAGACGACATCTATCGCGGCTATCTCATACCTGCCGGCTCATTCGTCTATGCCAATACTCGGGCCATGACCCACGACGAGACAGTTTATACAAATCCCGATGATTTTGACCCAGATCGCTACTTTCCCTTGGAGGAGGGTGGCCGAGGAGAGCCACTACCAGTTGGACagtttggctttggcagAAGGATATGTGTCGGTCAACATTTTGCAGAGGCTACGATATGGCTTGTGGTCGCAGTTATGTTGAGTACCATGAGTAtcgagagggaaaaggacGCGAGCGGCGTTGAAATCATGCCAGTGGTTGAGTTGACCAGTGGATTGACGAGTCATCCCAAGAGTTTTCCTTGTCTAATACGGCCACGAGATGAGAAGAGTGGTTTCGTCATTCGAGATGCAAAGTCATAG
- a CDS encoding CNH domain-containing protein — translation MSFRNDGSRYGQVPPVQYPVAGQQPAEQHGMTRQASFNSGDDGTYYEGHGHNHYNPAITHRPAPSEDDLFISSPTNYPPGRSPSGSGSALSGYTHQYQQEQPPPTPSHAAYNPQAFTQPSSNFHRSQSTNIPLHQQTMSSRYSASSSSSNNTYASPSPNNYAPQAYNPAAYASAAPQRHPTYHGYNNSHDQSYGAGGQASPSFPPQSPGVPYPTHSPTRAASYQQTMPTSPSSFATQSQSSAPYPTTSHMPAYPTNDGSAYFNNRPGRHPTNAPLPNRPMADLPEEATPWDANGRPLPQPHYRDDEPYDQESIMQEIEAELGRGDGRSEPRPLPSPLPSNGQMTLAHHPSSRTAAQPVYEDGNDSDDLEGAAGVLAMQQAELEERRFSGSTFIYNDAPTIAHPPQSNPLPPPPEEQDNSSDSDFGGFMDLGGLSGGYAGTLTYGNDIGNYTGSSFSQESSRPLPTPGQARPAQVDYGDTGGLQAPRAKRLSFDEGDERVSIHSHLSGTDSPSKDDYEDLFYHPGLSSRPLPSLPPAPGSDTSSMTSGQLTSRTGYHSYSRSSDSRSQQLDNPENFYSNANNSTYSHQQPERSVSLAGYSHTPQVQAPARSRTDAAEERRKMARQQQSTPGLPITDGGRKKKFIPSKLTPSDFKRCPEPWALSGIEAWVREMAEGELDLREKLVEEALTMLFTFKVPTMNVADAEALSTAVLAQMLQYGVLLPDEEWIKFGTGHISGVFFQLAGSGCYAPKLHDIEISGRCYSSHCMRTLKKVDLEGLTEKPADDWHVFYKLTKEDIESRSKKEVERQNILHEIVTGEESYIKQLNIFRMLYRDDLRTRQPPILNPDKRDKFLTAVFGKLDTVLRINKDHLLAQLKYRQQEQGPWIVGFSDIFREWIRKAKTDYIEYATQYPRAAYMIRREAGKNLLFKKFLEDKQKDKAGLKQDWTHFLITPLQRLQRYILLLETVERKMAGESEEMTILKRAIEEIRVVTLECDAKVAETNKRVEMTELDRMLILRPGFQALLNLDHLGRVLIIQGDLQRLSSSGIKWVDTHALLFDHYLILAKVVVSRDGRGEKKYDVSREPIPMPLLFLESMNDDPVIKQKGITAPLARTTAVGPAAASTTQLSSRPGLEHTIKHLGHEVYTLYASSARDRADWCSKIVEAKTIHAKGLFSQNAEPFRLRVLADAAFHYDISSPHARSAGVPVVKGTPLDRAIEELEGVLGSAQGVAPVCRAQVNCATAFSAFGKAVIAIGTDYGIYIADPSNPRGWTRTVQIARVTQIAVLEEFNVCVVIADKSLISYPLDVIAPVSEYAPPVNDNPRRAPQRLAKDVTYFATARMKDRTLLFHKRKEGLHTMFKVLEPILQKSTEKKSRFFGRGKGASGSAESFRDFDEFFFPTECFSLSLFQTYVAVSTAKGIEMLTLDKKQPISIPDLKAPAIANIANRIREQHPLGMFRLNENEFILTYEDCAVYVDKHGEVSRTLIMEYTGKQKKAKGATMYGQYLILYNDDYVEVRNADNGRLRQIIAGRDVRLIDFGVRGPTGDNAAQASQVYGHNGGLSTAGDVSKGTVKIAMSHPELSGRQIILEMLLNDGHVE, via the exons ATGTCCTTTCGAAACGACGGAAGCCGGTACGGGCAAGTCCCGCCAGTTCAATATCCAGTGGCAGGCCAGCAGCCAGCGGAGCAGCACGGCATGACCCGCCAGGCGAGCTTCAACTCTGGCGACGATGGCACCTACTATGAGGGCCACGGCCATAATCATTACAACCCTGCCATAACACACCGGCCCGCGCCCAGCGAGGATGATCTCTTCATATCGAGCCCGACCAACTACCCGCCCGGCCGGTCACCgtctggctctggcagcGCCCTGTCTGGATACACTCACCAGTACCAACAAGAGCAGCCGCCGCCCACGCCCTCGCATGCTGCGTACAACCCCCAGGCGTTTACCCAGCCTTCCTCCAACTTCCATCGTTCTCAGTCGACCAATATACCGCTACATCAGCAGACCATGTCGTCGCGATACTCTGCGTCTTCGTCGAGCTCGAATAACACTTATGCCAGCCCCTCGCCGAACAACTACGCCCCTCAGGCATACAACCCCGCCGCCTACGCTTCCGCGGCGCCACAGCGACATCCCACATATCACGGATACAACAACAGCCATGATCAGTCCTATGGCGCTGGAGGGCAGGCATCGCCGTCCTTCCCGCCTCAGTCTCCTGGCGTGCCATATCCTACGCATTCTCCAACAAGAGCGGCCTCATACCAACAGACTATGCCCACAAGTCCATCTTCATTCGCTACTCAGTCACAGTCCTCG GCTCCATACCCCACGACCTCCCATATGCCGGCATACCCTACGAATGATGGCAGTGCCTACTTTAACAACAGGCCTGGTCG ACACCCAACAAATGCCCCTCTGCCGAATCGACCTATGGCTGACCTGCCCGAGGAAGCAACTCCATGGGATGCCAATGGCCGGCCACTCCCTCAACCTCATTACCGCGACGATGAACCCTATGACCAGGAGAGTATCATGCAAGAAATCGAAGCTGAACTAGGAAGGGGGGATGGCCGATCAGAACCTCGGCCACTCCCTTCGCCACTCCCTTCCAACGGCCAGATGACTCTTGCCCACCACCCATCAAGCAGGACGGCGGCTCAACCCGTGTATGAGGATGGGAATGACTCTGATGACCTAGAGGGAGCTGCTGGCGTCCTGGCAATGCAGCAGGCTGAGCTAGAAGAGAGACGTTTCAGCGGAAGtacctttatatataatgATGCGCCCACCATTGCACACCCCCCACAGTCCAACCCACTTCCCCCGCCACCTGAAGAGCAAGATAATAGCAGCGATAGTGACTTTGGGGGATTCATGGACCTTGGGGGCCTTAGTGGTGGTTACGCAGGCACACTTACGTATGGTAACGACATTGGGAACTACAcaggctcttctttctcccaaGAATCATCACGGCCTTTACCAACGCCGGGCCAAGCCCGACCTGCGCAAGTAGATTATGGAGACACAGGTGGCCTACAGGCGCCTCGTGCCAAGAGGCTCAGTTTCGACGAAGGCGACGAGAGAGTCTCCATTCATTCACATCTCAGTGGAACTGATTCCCCGTCAAAGGATGACTACGAAGACCTATTCTATCACCCTGGCCTGTCGAGCCGACCGCTACCATCCCTCCCTCCGGCTCCGGGGTCTGACACCAGTTCCATGACGTCTGGGCAACTTACCAGTCGCACCGGCTACCATTCCTATTCTCGGAGTTCAGACTCAAGAAGTCAGCAGCTTGATAATCCAGAGAACTTTTATTCCAACGCCAATAACTCCACTTATTCTCATCAGCAGCCCGAGCGATCGGTTTCCCTGGCCGGATACAGTCACACCCCGCAGGTGCAAGCGCCCGCAAGATCAAGGACTGATGCGGCTGAAGAGCGCAGGAAGATGGCTAGACAACAGCAGTCGACACCAGGACTGCCAATTACTGA TGGTGGtagaaagaagaagtttATCCCATCGAAACTTACGCCGAGTGATTTCAAACGATGCCCGGAACCCTGGGCGCTTAGTGGCATTGAGGCTTGGGTCCGTGAGATGGCTGAAGGAGAGCTTGACCTGAGAGAGAAGCTTGTCGAGGAGGCGCTGACCATGTTGTTTACCTTCAAAGTTCCGACCATGAACGTcgctgatgctgaagctCTCAGCACCGCTGTACTGGCCCAGATGCTCCAGTATGGCGTCCTTTTGCCGGATGAAGAATGGATCAAATTTGGAACTGGTCACATTTCGGGAGTTTTCTTCCAGTTGGCTGGGTCTGGATGCTACGCGCCCAAGTTGCATGATATCGAGATCAGTGGCCGTTGCTATTCCAGCCATTGTATGCGGACTCTTAAAAAGGTGGACCTTGAAGGCTTGACTGAGAAACCAGCGGATGACTGGCACGTCTTTTATAAGCTGACCAAGGAAGACATTGAATCTCGCTCAAAGAAGGAGGTAGAACGCCAAAACATCTTGCACGAGATTGTCACCGGTGAGGAGTCGTATATCAAGCAGCTGAACATCTTCCGTATGCTGTACAGAGACGACTTGCGCACTAGGCAACCGCCCATTCTTAACCCCGACAAGCGTGACAAGTTTCTCACAGCAGTCTTTGGAAAACTTGATACAGTATTACGCATCAACAAAGATCATCTTCTGGCGCAGCTCAAGTACCGTCAGCAGGAGCAAGGCCCCTGGATCGTCGGCTTCAGTGATATCTTCCGAGAGTGGATCCGAAAGGCCAAGACTGACTACATTGAGTATGCGACCCAGTACCCTCGTGCTGCGTACATGATACGCAGGGAGGCTGGCAAAAACCTCTTGTTCAAGAAGTTCTTGGAAGACAAACAGAAGGATAAGGCGGGTCTGAAGCAAGATTGGACTCACTTCCTCATCACTCCGCTGCAGCGTCTCCAGCGTTATATCCTCCTACTCGAAACAGTGGAACGGAAAATGGCGGgagagagcgaagagatGACGATTCTCAAGAGAGCCATTGAAGAGATTCGTGTGGTCACTTTGGAATGTGATGCCAAGGTCGCCGAGACGAACAAGAGAGTAGAAATGACGGAGCTTGACAGGATGCTCATATTACGGCCAGGCTTCCAGGCTTTGCTGAACCTTGACCATCTCGGCAGGGTTCTTATAATACAGGGTGACCTGCAGCGGTTGAGCTCAAGTGGCATCAAATGGGTGGACACTCATGCCTTGTTGTTTGACCACTATCTCATTCTGGCCAAGGTGGTGGTCTCTAGAGATggcagaggagagaagaagtatGATGTTTCCAGAGAA CCTATACCAATGCCTCTATTATTCCTGGAAAGCATGAACGACGATCCCGTCATCAAACAGAAGGGAATCACAGCTCCTCTAGCCAGGACAACAGCCGTCGGACCGGCTGCTGCATCCACAACTCAGCTCAGCTCCCGACCAGGCCTTGAGCACACT ATTAAGCATCTAGGTCATGAAGTGTACACGCTGTATGCGTCATCCGCTCGGGATCGGGCAGACTGGTGCTCAAAGATTGTTGAGGCGAAAACGATACACGCCAAAGGATTGTTCTCTCAGAATGCGGAGCCTTTCAGGCTTCGTGTTCTTGCCGATGCTGCATTCCACTACGACATCAGCTCTCCTCATGCAAGATCTGCCGGCGTTCCGGTTGTTAAGGGCACACCGCTCGACCGGGCAATCGAAGAATTAGAAGGCGTTCTTGGTTCTGCACAGGGTGTTGCCCCCGTATGCCGTGCCCAAGTGAATTGCGCAACGGCCTTTTCAGCGTTTGGTAAGGCTGTCATTGCAATAGGAACTGACTATGGCATCTACATCGCCGACCCTTCCAATCCGCGAGGATGGACTCGG ACGGTCCAAATCGCTAGGGTCACGCAAATCGCCGTCTTGGAAGAGTTCAACGTGTGTGTTGTGATTGCAGACAAGTCCTTAATCTCTTACCCGTTGGATGTAATCGCCCCGGTTTCGGAATACGCTCCGCCGGTCAATGATAACCCCAGACGAGCTCCCCAGAGACTGGCAAAGGATGTAACATACTTTGCAACGGCAAGGATGAAGGACCGGACACTACTCTTCCACAAACGAAAGGAAGGCCTACACACAATGTTCAAGGTCCTCGAACCCATCCTTCAGAAGTCTACGGAAAAGAAGTCGCGATTCTTCGGTAGGGGTAAGGGTGCTTCCGGAAGTGCCGAGTCATTCCGTGACTTTGACGAGTTCTTCTTCCCTACGGAGTGTTTCTCCTTGAGTCTTTTCCAGACCTACGTTGCCGTGTCCACAGCCAAGGGTATTGAGATGTTGACGCTCGACAAGAAGCAACCCATCTCCATTCCGGATCTCAAAGCACCGGCAATTGCTAATATCGCCAATCGTATCCGAGAACAGCATCCTTTGGGCATGTTCCGGCTGAACGAGAACGAATTCATCCTAACGTATGAAGATTGCGCCGTGTATGTCGATAAACACGGTGAGGTCAGCAGGACTCTCATCATGGAATACACAggcaagcagaagaaggccaagggcgCAACCATGTACGGACAGTACCTCATTCTGTACAACGATGACTACGTCGAGGTTCGAAATGCCGACAACGGGCGGTTGCGGCAGATCATTGCTGGGCGGGACGTGCGACTGATTGACTTTGGCGTCCGTGGCCCGACTGGAGACAACGCGGCCCAGGCGTCGCAAGTGTATGGACACAATGGCGGGTTGTCGACGGCGGGTGACGTTTCTAAGGGAACCGTCAAGATCGCCATGTCGCACCCGGAGCTGTCTGGAAGACAGATTATTTTGGAGATGCTTCTTAATGACGGGCATGTCGAGTAA